TTGCAAATTGCAATGGACAACTCAACATTGGTGAAGTGTCTCCTGCTATTTCAGTTAGAAAAACCATTGACGAAGCGAAGCTGGACAGGAGTGCTCAATGGCAAAACATCAGAACCCAGTTATCTACTTCATTTTCAGTGggtttttagtttttttaaggAGTTGTCTATACAACTGCCGAGTGTTTTCAAAAGGATTGTGGACACTGTATTATTTGGGGCCATTGGATTGAGATTCTTAGCTATATGCTAAAATAATCTGTTGTTTTGTGCTTTAATAGTCTGTAATTTCCATACTTCCTAAAAGAACACATTCTCTAAAAAATAAGTTGTACTTTTCATAGGTGGATATTTCAGCAGTTCTGCTATCCaaaagagaagatgagttgCTTCAGCAAAAAACAGAGGTCACAAAAATAGCAGCCACGTTGAAACTGCTGAGTTCAATTTTCTAGTTTCGTATGCAGTAAATCTGCACCTGCATGCTATTAATTTTTGTTAGCATGAATTGTGATCATCATGGTACTAATTAATAATGAGAATTTATTTTAGTATCATGGGACATTCAGTGCTTACTGTTGTTTTTCTATACCATTTACCCACTCTGTCCATTTGGCATCACCATTTTGCTCTTTCTTTTCAAGCACCGCTATTTTTTCTGTCTTACTCTGAAGATGCCAAGAGAATTGTTGAGGAATAAAGAATTAATGCTCGATTGGAGAGAGAAAGTGTTAACGATGCTATACAGAGAGTTCAACTACCACTTAAGGAGCAGGAAAATATGTATCAAAGAACTGTGAAGCAGGTTACTAATATGCTAATATATAAAGATGGAAATATTATGTTCCTTTCATTACTATGTTTAGATCCATTGCAAATTTACCTCGAACACTTGGATTGAATCACTTCACCTTATTTACTTATTCGATTATCATATCTGATTCGTCCTCTGATAATTTGACCACATTCTAGTAGACCTTTCTGCTTATTCGCAGACATGTATCCCATTCTGGCAAACTAAATTTGTTATCGAGTATTAACCAACAGCATGTTCATAATTATTATTGTTTTTTGTTTTATCATAATCATTTACCTATTCACATCATTCTGACACCTTAGTTTTGTCCCTCCTTTTTTTCCCCGTTTATCGTAGCTGGAACTGTTAACCTTAAAAATCCTAACCTGCAGTCGTTCATGCGTTAGGGTTCAGTTGATTTAAAAGCTGCAATCCATTCAGTGACCAGCTGTTTATCTTTGCGCCCCCAAAATGTGCCTATATGATAAGCAGTGCCTGTTTACAATTTCTTAAGGGTGTGAATGAactgaagaagttcaagaagtaCGAAGAGTCGTTCTTCCGAGTAGAATGCTGAATCCGCTGTGTAACCCATAGGCGATTGGTTGGTCGATAACTTGATATGCCAAAATCTCAATGTACAAAAGCTACCCGTTGAATTAGAATCTGACTGGCACCAGCGAATTCTAAGCACCTGTTAGCTTAACATTTCACATAAGACACATCCTTAAACATTCGAAAGATGGACAGTCTTGATCCCTGACAATTAGATAAAACTCGCACAACAAAGCTTTCAGACTTCGACATGCAGTTCAACATTGGACTCATCAATCACTTTTGCAGATCCCTCTTTAAGTGACCCCTCCCCTGCAGAGTAGTTCGCGACTACATTTGTGTTGATCTTTAGCAGACCAAATCAATCATGCAGGGACGGAGTTCAGGCCGACAACGTCAGCCAGAGAGCTGGAGGAGATTGCCATGGCACTAAGATCGAACAGAGAAAGAGTCAGTCAACTTCGATCGCTGGCACGGCCGGGCACGGCGGCTAGCATCTGAAGTTCTGAACCCGACGACGACCACGAATTCCTGAACCTGAACGAGCAGCTGCCATGCTGATCGGAGCTCTTTCTGGGCGCAGCATGTACAGCAACACGCCTCGAGTGGAGACCACACGCAGCTGCCGCCTGCCGGCTTTCGCCGGCGGCCAGGTAACCGGACCCTCAGGCTGCCACTGCCTCCGGGCGAGTACGAAGAGCTCCAAAGCTCACCGCCACAAGAAGCCAGTCAGACACAGACAGGGTTGCAGATTTGAACGCGACCCACAGCCACAGGCCGCGCCGCGGTGGAGTTCTCGACGGCGGCCAAGCTAGCGAGcggccctcctctcctctctctgatTCTCGCCGGAGCCGGCGGAGCGCCACGCCACGGCCTCCGGGTTCCGGCGCCCGACTCTGACTCTGACGAGGCAGAGCGCGCCCGCTCGGCCTTCTTCAGCGATTCAGTCAATCTGAACCGCACACATCGCGTCCGACGGCTCCTAGGCACCGAGGGGGTGGACGGTTTTTGAAACACCGTCCCCCCAGTGGGATCGCCAGAACGCCGTCTCCCGTGCgcgccgcggctcgccggcgcttCGCCGACTTCCGACCGTCTCCCGCTTCTCCAGCCCTCCTCCCGCCAGCCTGGAAGCCGCCCAAGCTTGCACCAGCACGCCTTTCGGCCGCCCAAGCTCTGCTGTAACTGCAAAAACTCCCTGCAGCCATGTGTGCCGGCCGCCGTCGGCTTGGAGCGCCATCTCGTACGGCACCAGGCTCCGTACTAAGAACCGGGGACCGGGGGTGGATGAACGGATGATGCTAGCAGGGGGCGGACCATGTCAGATCAGAcatggctggcggcggcgtctAAAGCTCAACCGAGATGCATGGGTCTCCGCGTCTGGGGGCCCTTGCGGGTCGTGCCACGGCAGCATTGCCGGCGTTCTTGAGCACTCCTCTGTTTGCCCTGAGACCGCGGACCACGGCACCAGCGTCCGAGTCCGGCAACCTCAGCAGTCATGAAAATTTCGTCCGCCGTGATCCGCCCCCTCCAGCAGGCATCCACCATGGGCAACTCCAGCTCAACCATCAAGAGCCAATCCAATCAGGCAATCAACAATGCGGCGATCGATCAAGTGGGTGTAGTCCGTGGAACAGGCAGTTGTGATTTGAGTTCACCGATTCACGGACTTGTGAATAACTGAGCACGCATTGCAAATGGCTCACCTTTCTAGTTGTGGGCTGGAAAAGCCTTCTGACGCTGACGGAGAGACAGAGAGTTTAGAGCAGCAGTGATGATTGTATCAGCAGTATAGAGCAATCAGTCCTAATAATTTTGGTGGTGTCGATTTCGTATATAATCATGTGTTGCGCTGTTGCTACAATGATGAATTCTTGAATCTCGACCGAATAATGTGACACTTCCAATCTGAAAAAGCTAGCTTATTGTCTAACAGCACAATTTTTATTTCCTACTGCTACTGCTAGTCTGAAATTTTCTCATCTTGCCATTTAGTCTTTCAATTTCTGTGTATTCAGATTGAAGTTCCACAATAACAAGACAAGTATCCATTTAGTTTCTTTTTTCATGATTCGACGTGCTGCTTTGTGTAGAGCTAGTTCCTGAAGTACAAAAGTCCCAAAGCTTTTCTTAACCGGATAGATGCTGCCATTTTGCAAGTCCTCTGAAATGAAGGACACTGTCCCTGTCATCCATCCAAGCAACTGCTTCTTCCTCGGTTCCTGAACAGAACATGGCgtattttcagatcatgttatgCGACCCAAAGCAAAAATGTTGCAGAGTTTGTGAGCCAGCAAAAGGCCAGGTATAAATCAAGGACAGGCAACACGCTCCCTGATTCTTGGGACGATGAGATCAGACAGCTCCATGCCTCGATGCATGTCTCCAACTCTGCAGCCGTACTCATCGGCATCCAAGCTACCACTAGGACTCACTCTCATcgtctagctagctagctgccgaGCTTAGCTACCCACCACACCGCTTCACCAACCACACGTGCACCGACGAAACGCATGCCCGTATCTGATTCTGGTCTCGCCGCGCGCCCAGTGCTGCTCGGCTAGCTGCCAGCCGTACATGGTTTAGTCTTTGATCCCTGTTGATTAGACAAAAATCTTCTCTTCTTAACCGGCCGGATAGGTGTTGCCACCAGTAGCCAGATCCTCTGAAATTAAGGATACTGTCCTGTCCTGTCCCAGTTGGATGGATCCATGCATCCAATCAACTCCTCCAAGCTTCTTCCCCGGTTCCTCAACTCGACACCACATGGCGTATTTTCGTTTTCAACTATGATTCTGAAGCTAGCGTGTATGTGTACAACTAGAAACATGGCAATTGGCACGACCCAATAATTATAAGGAGTGGCTTATACTTTGCAAATTGGGCACCGACGCTACTAGCTGCATATCCGACACATGGTTTTGGGGTTGGGACCGGCTGCGTGGCAGGACGCGCGCAGAGAAAGAAGGGCGCCATGATAGCATGTGTCGCCGGCGTTGCTCCTAGTCAAGGAGTAGGTTTTGCAACCATGCATGATCCATGATCCCCATCCAGTCCATCATGATTCACAGCGCGCGTTCAGTTACCTTCCTTCCTCCCCCCACACCCACATGGCTCATTCCCAGGTCCCAGCTCTCCTTTCCAGGTCTCATGGCACCATGTTCCCTCTGCAGGTACACACGCACCGGCTCCCCGTCCGGCTAGCCGGAGGAGCAGAAGCTGctgagaagaaaaaagaaatccaGAGGCTTCCGAAGGTGGCGATGGCATGCGCgcatcatgtggctgcagcaccgtgtgtgtgtgtgtgtgtgtgtgtgtgtgtgtgtgtgtgtgtgtgtgtgtgtgtgtgtgtgtgtactaCCACCTGCTGCGTCATACCTGAATGTCATCTACTCATGTTGGAACAGAGTACAGCAACGGAGAGCTGCGCATTCTAAATTTCAGATTGATTGATAGCAGGCACATGTATTGGTCGCACCGCACAGAAGAATTTGCAGTTCAGTCGTTCAGCATTGGAAGTTTCAGGAAAAAAATCGAGTGATAAAGGAATATGAGGTGCATAAATTGTTGCATCATTATCTGATTTGACACTGGAATATTGTGCAtcgatcttcagaggaaaaaagaaataagTCTCCTCAAGATGGGCTTCCACCTAACAACTACACGGAAGGTTGTGGTTTAAAGATCCTTCTTTTCAGATAGCACGCACAGCCCCCCAATTATCTGCTCCATAGCCTGTTTCCAATCCTTGTGAAATATGAACCGCATTTTACAGAAAAGTTTTTCACAGCGTAAGCTTTGACCTAACCACTACATGGAACATGGAAGGTTGAGGTTTAAAGAACCTTCTGATGGAAATCTCTGAAATCAATGTCACGACAAGCTTTCCTGGGAGTCTTCACGGTTTCGCATCAGAATGGAAAATCAACACCCTGCAGTTCTGATGTCGTATTACTGTTTGCCTGTCACACTGTGGACGAAAAGACCAAGGAGTCCTCCCTCTGCCGATCCTTGGCAAAAGGAATTTGTCGTCACGACTGTAACATCAGGGACAAGGATAAAATGGGCACAGTGCACCGACATCTATGTCACCTTCTTCTCGTCCTGTATCCTTGTATGGTGTACCTGTTGTCTTGGTTTTTGTACGTCTTCCTTAACGTTTAATACAGGTATgctttgataaaaaaaaacaatgcgTGCTGATTGCGTGGTGGTAGTTGGTGGTATTATAGCTTCCATGCTTCTGTTGTCACTGGTCAGTTTAGAAACGTAGGCccaaatgatttttttaaaaaaaatgggaATATTTCTACCGAAaccttttttgtgtgtgtgaatTTCAGCAAGTAACACAGAAACTGTCAGTTTAAGTTTGTAGGATGATGGCCTGCACAGCAATTAGCCTGCACATAAACCACCAAAATCAGGTTGTGGGATGGGTAGCTTTCGTGCTGTTCACAAGGACTACGTGCGAAAAGCAAGCAagattcttttcttcttccctgCAAAAGATACAAGAATTGTTTGGTTGGATCTAAAGGATATGGCACTCATTCAGATAGTAGCTGGAGATCAACTTTTATCGTTTTTTGGCATGAGCATTCACGTAGAAAACAATCTTGCAGCTACAATGTGCCAATCTGAACTTTATCGATTTGGCATTACACATTGGTTAGCATACACACATCAGTTGCTGACCCATGTCTGATCTTTGTTTGCAATAATCTCTCCTATTGTTTTTATTCTGAACTGTCAGTTCCTAACATTGTCCTGCAACGAAAACCGAAAGACCGGCCACAGTGTTGTGTAACGGATTTTGAGTATGCCCTGTGCACATCTATGAGTACGCTCCGTACAAACTAAAGTAACATGTACTGGTATGCTGCCTCAGTCAGTTTCTCATTCAGACTAcctgtcaagtttcctgtgcaGATCTCTTTTGCTATGATCTTTAATCACTATTAGAACAGAAAAGCAAGGATTAGGTTTGGAGCCACACTAATTAATGCTTAATAATCAGGACTGGGATCATGCAATACACCTAACACATTTGACAGAGTCGTAGGAAGATGCTGGCCATGATGATGTTCTCTACAATATAGACACTATGGACAAGTCCTTATACCCATGGCATAATACTGCTAATCGTTCTACAGCAATCCCTAACTGCAATGACCTACAATGTCTATCCTCAATCAGAAGGATAATCAATTATGATTTGAAGGGTGTCTAGAAAGAATAACGTTGCGTATCACATAAGACAGCACTAATCTGTCTTACTAAGCTCTAAATGTTCAATTCCTAGCACATCAATAATCGGCCGTCATATATGTGCATCAATCTATGAAATTCCACCTAACTTTTGTGCACTAGCACATCAGTCTCGAGTGACCCCTTTAATCAGCAAAAAAACCTCAATTTATGCAACCACTTTAATCAGCAAAAAAAACTCAATTTATGCAGCACCGCCTACAACTGATtactccagtgttggttccaaaTCATGAACATGATGCTTTCTTGCAACCGATTAAACCTAGTCATTTACCTAAAACAGCATTGGCAGCCAGCTGAATTCATCTCCGAGCTATAACCTATCACCACATGGAGCGGAGTGAAACATGGGTCCATCACTCCACCTGTATACTGTATTTTTTTCATCAGCACTTGATGAGCTGAGGTGGTCCTGCAAGTGCAATAACTCCAgtcactgcgttcggcaggctggagctggaatggtgtgagagaaaaatactgttgggctggctggagctggagctggtggctggagtggtatgagaggaaaatactattgggctgAAGCTGGAGTGTCTTCTTCCCTGCTGCGAGTGCTTCAACTACCTAGTGCCCCTCATATGGGGCAACCCAAGCCTCTGCATCAATGGCCATCCATGGCAatgtgcagcagcagcagggatgGAGCCCCCAGTCAGGGCTGGTAGCTGGCTAGCCAGTGGCCCTGATGCCCTTGCCTTTACTGAGCGCCTCATTCTGGGCAGGAAGTTTGGCAAACAAACACCTATCCCTTCTTCCCAAGGGATGAACAGGGGAGCTCAGTTCTGCAAGATGATTGAATTGCTAGTACATTAGTAGTACATCTTGTAACTGAACTCATGTCCTATGATTCTCAGCACATACGGAATGAGTGATGATAAATTTTATGATAATATCAGGCGAGTCATTTTGATAAGGGATAACTCCGGTGTGTCATCAGACAGTGACTGCATGGATAAACTTGAACCTGATGAAGGTCAAATAGATGAAGTTCATCCATTACTTATTAAATCATAACTGTCTAGACAGGCACTTGATGCAGCAACTTTCATGCATTCATGATATGTAGATAATAAATTATGTTAAAACTCATAGTAGTCCATAATCCACATGAcagtttcttctctttcttagagttggaaaatttcaaaataaCATCACAACTTAACCACCACTGTCTTCTTCTTGGTAGCACCATCCAGGTATCTTGGACTGGGTAAACAAGATTTTAATCCTTTTATTTTTCTGCTAGCTAGCAGAGACGATTAAACAAGATTCGAGCCAGTCAGTAATTAATGGTGATCAAGCAAGAGAGTCAAGGACAATGTCCTAGGGTGCAAATCCATGCGTGTCCTCTCAAGAATCTCACACTAACTGTGTGCCACCCTTAAAATATTTCATCCAAGTTCAGAATTCCATGTTACTAAATATTAGTATATTGCATTCCAAATTGGTGCAAGTTGGAGAAAAACAATTGTAAGCAGTTTTATGACAGAGATATGAATCATGAATCACGAGGGGGGCAAGACAGGGGTTCAACCCCTAGATTTGTGCTTAATTTTCTCTTAAGCTTCATTAATGGCTGACTCCATTGGGTCCCATAAACTATCTACAACTACTAGCTAATAAGAAATTACTACTTAGGAGTTAGGACAAGCTAGCTGGATGATCCAAATGACATATTCGACGAAATTCAGGGAGGTCATTTGTCCGAAATTGTTAGGCAGTTCGTGTTTGCTGTGCTACTGGATTACTTTTTCATATGGGGTGGATAACATTTGTAAAAATTTGGTTTTATAGCTCCAAATGGGATACTTTCAAATAGCTGATGTATCGAGATATCTAAAATAGGAATAAATGGTTATTTGCGAAAACATTCCAAATCTCAGATGATGCCTACAAATTTTAGAACTACTCTTTTTAGGCAAATTACACCGGTGTAATGAACCGAAGGAAAATTCTCAAAATGTATTCTAATTTTCCATGATAATGGGAAGGGGTATTCAAAGACGTTATTCAGTACCATCTTTTAGATCTAACACTCTTATCACTACCGTTTCTGTAGTGATACACTCAACAACTTTGGGACAAGCACACATATTTGCTGGACCAGACTACACAGGACCGTATATATACACGTATATATACGGTttcatacacacatatatatatatatgcatacaCGAAGTACATACTGCTATATGTTCCATATCATGCACGAATAATTTTGGCATGGCACGTTTACTACTACCACAGATCACATAGAGTAGGTCCACATGCCGCAGCAAAATGCAAAGCACACCCTCAACTTTAGCCATATTATGAAGCCTCCCTCTATGCTGCGGTGGCTCGGCGGCCGGGCTTGCCGCCGACGACCGTGGCGAGAGCGTTCCTGACGGCCCCCGCGACGCCGCACCCCTTGACCACTCCCTTGTCGCAGCAGTCGCGGTCCGTCCAGAAGCACCGTGGCGCGGCCTCCgagtcctcgtcgccgccggccgagaacgcgcggcggtggtggccgcggGAACCCCCCGCGGCTGGCGACGACAGCACGGTGAACACGGGCGACATCGACGACGtgttcgagctcgacgacgaccaggaggaggaggaccaggaAGAGCACGGCGCCGTCCGGCCGGGCCTCCGGAGGAGGGCGATCCTGGGGAGGATGGCGCCGATGAGCCCCGGGCGGCGCCTCCTggaccggccgccggcgccgccccggcccgcgGCGTAGtaggacggcggcggggtgagcggcgggagcgccgccgcggagggcgAGTCGTTCTTGGGCGTGCCCGGCTGCGACTCCCACAGGAACGGCACCGCGCCCGCCGAGGCCACGGAGTAGTACACCCGGAACGACGGCACggcgagctgcgccgccgcctccttggaGAGCATCTTGGAGTGGAGCTTGCTCCCCTGCTTCACGAACAGGCCAGGCTCCTCCTTGCCGCCGGCGCTTGCCATGGCGTACATGCCCTCTGTACACTCACTGACACCCTCTgctccgagagagagagagagagagagagagagagagagagagagagaggtgccgCTTGAGATTGAGAAGGTGTGTGGCAACTATAGCAAGTGATTTTTATATATCCATGGGTCACCTGTTTGCAGTTTTGCACTGGACAGGAAGGCCTTCTTGTGCtgtgatctctctctctctcaagctGACTTTTGCCGATGACCAACGAGCACGTGACACGGCATGGTTAGTATACATAATCGAAGGGTACTGTCTGAAGATGATGAGAGCGTGAGAAACAGAGTGCGGCTTGCTGGTGTAAGCATATGCAATCGTGTGGTAGAAAAATTGTAACTGATGACTCAACCGGCGGAGCTGGATCGAAGAATGAGGGGGCCACCCTTCTGCTGTAGTAATAAACAGTGTCAAAATCATTGTTCTTCTCGTGTAAAATTTGCAAATCCAGGGGGTCATGGCCCTTTTTGACCCTAATGAAGCTCCGCCTAATCATGAGATtgcctctgttttttttttctaaaggaGAACTGAGATATTATCTCTCTGGTTTGTCAACTTGACCGGCTAAAGTAAACAAACCTTGAACCTGTTCCTGTCAGACCGTGTACGTAATGGTTCGTGTCACGCCGTTTAATTTACTGCCATTGTCTAAATAGTAGTTGAAAAGTGCAAAGTCCTACAATACCATGACATTTTTAGACAACAAATTTTTTTCTGTCCATTTCGTCATGTAACTGTAAGTCCATTTAGTTGGCGATGCCGTCCCTCAGCACCCAGATTCAACGGCCgactttaaaaaaatacaatattCCCAGGCAAGATGTACCTGTTTTAATCATATACCAAAGACTAAAAGCAATTTACTTGCTGCAGTACAGATGCCCATGCACAGTCAACTGcgtagaaaatattttttttcttcacagTTTTGGCCTCCTCCAAGAGCCACACATAACGGTAGTGCAAGGCGAAGCTATAGAGCTCCTCCCTCCGACCCGGTCAAAAAAATATACGGCCACTTGATCAAAATTAAATAGTTTCAGTTTAATCAATAATATCTCTAAAAATAATTACTCTTAAATAGAAAAGATTATATATTATGATAGCTGATTTCATTATGAATAAactaatattatttttatattatcaatcTTCATGATCTTTTTATCATCTCtagtcaaagtttaaaaagATTTGACTGGGGAAAAAACCTAAAAGTAGCTATATTGGGTAGAGGGAGTAGTCAA
The nucleotide sequence above comes from Panicum virgatum strain AP13 chromosome 3K, P.virgatum_v5, whole genome shotgun sequence. Encoded proteins:
- the LOC120697545 gene encoding uncharacterized protein LOC120697545, whose amino-acid sequence is MYAMASAGGKEEPGLFVKQGSKLHSKMLSKEAAAQLAVPSFRVYYSVASAGAVPFLWESQPGTPKNDSPSAAALPPLTPPPSYYAAGRGGAGGRSRRRRPGLIGAILPRIALLRRPGRTAPCSSWSSSSWSSSSSNTSSMSPVFTVLSSPAAGGSRGHHRRAFSAGGDEDSEAAPRCFWTDRDCCDKGVVKGCGVAGAVRNALATVVGGKPGRRATAA